Proteins encoded within one genomic window of Perognathus longimembris pacificus isolate PPM17 chromosome 28, ASM2315922v1, whole genome shotgun sequence:
- the F8a1 gene encoding 40-kDa huntingtin-associated protein, producing the protein MAASSSGLGLGLGLGLGGGGVGPGSEAGDFLARYRLVSNKLKKRFLRKPNVAEAGEQFGQLGRELRAQECLPYAAWCQLAVARCQQALFHGPGEALALTEAARLFLRQECDARQRLVCPAAYGEPLQAAASALSAAVRLHLELGQPAAAAALCLELAAALRDLGQPAAAAGHFQRAAQLHLPQLPLAALQALGDAASCQLLARDYTGALAVFTHMQRLARDHGSHPLPPPPLPLQPPPPQPPPPPPPPQQQQQQQPPPPPPPLPLRPQQPAPGAASTASLPANAGSAAPSPATLGAFSDVLARCEVSRVLLLLLLQPPPAKLLPEHAQTLERYSWEAFDSHGQDCSSGQLPEELFLLLQSLVMATHEKDTEAIKSLQVEMWPLLSAEQNHLLHLVLQETISPSGQGV; encoded by the coding sequence ATGGCGGCCTCCTCGTCGGGCttaggcctgggcctgggcctaggCCTTGGCGGCGGCGGCGTGGGCCCAGGCTCCGAGGCCGGGGACTTCCTGGCGCGGTACCGTCTGGTGTCCAACAAGCTGAAGAAGCGGTTCCTGCGGAAACCGAACGTGGCCGAGGCCGGCGAGCAGTTCGGGCAGCTGGGCCGGGAGCTGCGCGCCCAGGAGTGCCTGCCCTACGCAGCCTGGTGCCAGCTGGCCGTAGCGCGCTGCCAGCAGGCGCTGTTCCATGGGCCGGGGGAGGCGCTGGCCCTGACCGAGGCCGCGCGCCTCTTCCTGAGACAGGAGTGCGACGCTCGACAGCGTCTGGTCTGCCCCGCCGCCTATGGCGAACCGCTGCAGGCGGCCGCCAGCGCCCTGAGCGCCGCCGTGCGCCTGCACCTGGAGCTGGGCCAgccggccgccgccgctgcccTGTGCCTGGAACTGGCCGCTGCCCTGCGCGACCTCGGCcagccggccgccgccgccggccacTTCCAGCGTGCCGCCCAGCTGCACCTGCCCCAGCTGCCCCTGGCCGCGCTGCAGGCGCTCGGCGATGCCGCCTCGTGCCAGCTGCTGGCGCGCGACTACACAGGTGCCCTGGCGGTCTTCACGCACATGCAGCGCCTGGCACGCGACCACGGCAGCCACCccctgccgccgccgcccctgCCGCTGCAGCCTCCGcccccgcagccgccgccgccgccgccgccgccgcagcagcagcagcagcagcagcccccgcctccgcccccgcccctaCCCCTGCGACCCCAGCAGCCGGCACCCGGGGCGGCCTCCACTGCGTCCCTCCCCGCGAACGCTGGCTCGGCGGCTCCGTCCCCCGCCACGCTGGGCGCCTTCTCGGACGTACTGGCCCGGTGCGAGGTGTCCCGcgtactgctgctgctgctcctgcagccacCACCAGCCAAGCTGCTGCCCGAGCACGCCCAGACGCTGGAGAGGTACTCCTGGGAGGCCTTCGACAGCCACGGGCAGGACTGCAGCAGCGGCCAGCTTCCCGAGGAACTGTTCTTGCTGCTTCAGTCCTTAGTCATGGCTACCCATGAGAAAGACACGGAAGCCATCAAGTCGCtgcaggtggagatgtggccactGCTGAGTGCCGAGCAGAACCACCTCCTTCACCTCGTTCTGCAAGAAACCATCTCCCCCTCGGGACAGGGCGTCTGA